In Clostridium sp. DL-VIII, the following proteins share a genomic window:
- a CDS encoding glycine--tRNA ligase, translated as MAVEKTMDKIVALCKNRGFVFPGSDIYGGLANSWDYGPLGVEFKNNVKRAWWKKFVQESPYNVGLDSAILMNSEVWVASGHVGGFSDPLMDCKECKARFRADKLVEDHMTANGAEVASADGWSNEQLKEYIESNNIVCPKCGKMNYTDIRKFNLMYKTFQGVTEDAKSEIYLRPETAQGIFVNFKAVQRTSRKKVPFGIAQIGKSFRNEITPGNFIFRIREFEQMELEFFCKPGTDLEWHKYWKDYCWNFLLNLNVKPENLRMRDHGEEELSFYSNATSDIEYLFPFGWGELWGIADRTDYDLTKHQEHSGQDLSYLDQTTNEKYIPYVIEPSLGADRVTLAFLIEAYDEEELEDGDVRTVMHLHPALAPFKAAVLPLSKKLSEKALDVYAELSKKFNLDFDETGSIGKRYRRQDEIGTPYCITIDFDTLEDEAVTIRNRDTMEQERVKISELEAYIQKSLEF; from the coding sequence ATGGCAGTAGAAAAGACAATGGATAAGATTGTAGCACTTTGTAAAAACAGAGGATTTGTATTCCCAGGCTCAGATATATATGGTGGGTTAGCTAACTCATGGGATTATGGTCCTTTAGGCGTAGAATTCAAAAATAATGTAAAAAGAGCATGGTGGAAGAAATTTGTTCAAGAAAGTCCTTATAATGTAGGATTAGACTCAGCTATTTTAATGAATAGTGAAGTTTGGGTGGCATCAGGACACGTTGGTGGTTTCTCAGACCCACTAATGGATTGCAAAGAATGTAAAGCAAGATTTAGAGCAGATAAGCTGGTTGAAGATCATATGACAGCTAATGGTGCAGAAGTAGCAAGCGCTGATGGATGGTCTAATGAACAATTAAAAGAATATATTGAAAGTAATAATATAGTTTGTCCTAAATGTGGAAAAATGAATTACACAGATATAAGAAAATTTAATCTTATGTATAAAACTTTCCAAGGTGTTACTGAGGATGCTAAGTCAGAAATTTATTTACGACCTGAAACAGCACAAGGTATATTTGTTAATTTTAAGGCGGTTCAAAGAACTTCAAGAAAGAAAGTTCCGTTTGGTATAGCTCAAATAGGTAAATCTTTTAGAAATGAAATTACTCCTGGTAACTTCATATTTAGAATAAGAGAATTTGAACAGATGGAATTGGAGTTCTTCTGTAAACCAGGAACTGATTTAGAATGGCATAAATATTGGAAGGACTATTGCTGGAACTTCTTGCTAAATCTGAATGTTAAACCAGAAAACTTAAGAATGAGAGATCATGGAGAAGAGGAGTTATCATTCTACTCAAATGCAACTTCTGATATAGAATACCTATTCCCATTTGGTTGGGGAGAACTTTGGGGTATAGCAGACAGAACTGATTATGACTTGACTAAACATCAAGAACATTCAGGTCAAGATCTAAGTTATTTAGATCAAACAACTAATGAAAAATATATACCATATGTTATAGAACCATCATTAGGTGCAGATAGAGTTACATTAGCATTTTTAATTGAAGCTTATGATGAAGAAGAATTAGAGGATGGAGATGTTAGAACAGTAATGCATTTACATCCAGCATTAGCTCCATTTAAAGCAGCTGTATTACCTCTTTCTAAAAAGCTTTCTGAAAAAGCTTTAGATGTTTATGCTGAATTAAGCAAAAAGTTCAACCTTGATTTTGATGAAACAGGAAGCATAGGAAAGAGATATAGAAGACAGGATGAGATTGGAACTCCATATTGTATAACAATTGATTTTGATACTTTAGAAGATGAAGCAGTTACTATTAGAAACAGAGACACAATGGAACAAGAAAGAGTTAAGATAAGTGAATTAGAAGCTTATATACAAAAGAGCTTAGAGTTCTAA
- the greA gene encoding transcription elongation factor GreA, giving the protein MSQSKQYVMTYEGVKKLETELEYLKTVKRKEITEKIKIALGYGDLSENSEYDEAKNDQAFTEGRIIQLENMLKNAVVVDESEIPSDIVSVGSKVKVKDYEFDEEVEYSIVGSAEADPMNFKISNESPVGNALVGKKVGDIVEVIIPDGVNKFEILEISRS; this is encoded by the coding sequence ATGAGCCAATCAAAACAATATGTAATGACTTATGAAGGTGTTAAAAAGTTAGAAACTGAACTTGAATATTTAAAAACTGTAAAAAGAAAAGAAATAACTGAAAAAATAAAAATTGCTTTAGGATATGGAGACTTAAGTGAAAACTCTGAATATGATGAAGCTAAAAACGACCAAGCATTTACAGAAGGAAGAATAATTCAATTAGAAAATATGTTAAAGAATGCAGTTGTCGTTGATGAATCTGAAATTCCAAGTGATATTGTATCAGTTGGATCAAAAGTTAAAGTTAAAGATTATGAATTTGATGAAGAAGTTGAATATTCAATAGTGGGTTCAGCGGAAGCAGATCCTATGAATTTTAAAATATCAAACGAATCACCGGTTGGTAACGCCTTAGTTGGGAAAAAAGTTGGTGACATAGTGGAAGTAATAATTCCTGATGGAGTGAACAAGTTTGAGATTTTAGAAATAAGTAGAAGTTAA
- a CDS encoding type III pantothenate kinase, with the protein MILLVDAGNTNIVLGVHDGKGYIASWRISSEANKTSDEYSIQVMQLFNLNNIDPKEITGVIVSSVVPNIMHSLENMLRKCFCHEPIIVGPGIKTGINIKYDNPKEVGADRIVNAVAAYEIYKRSVIIIDFGTATTFCAVRANGDYLGGCICPGIRISADALFERAAKLPRVELEMPKNMICKNTVSSMQAGILFGYIGQVEYIVKKMKKEMKNSKYKEEPFVLATGGLANLIAKGTDVIDKVDSELTLEGLKLLYEKNNEVENTEK; encoded by the coding sequence ATGATCTTACTTGTTGATGCAGGTAATACTAATATTGTTTTGGGAGTACATGATGGAAAAGGTTACATAGCTAGTTGGCGTATTTCAAGTGAAGCAAATAAAACTTCAGATGAGTATAGTATACAAGTTATGCAATTATTTAATTTAAACAACATTGATCCGAAAGAGATTACTGGAGTTATCGTTTCTTCCGTAGTTCCCAATATAATGCATTCTTTAGAGAATATGTTAAGAAAATGCTTTTGTCATGAACCTATAATAGTTGGACCAGGAATAAAAACAGGAATAAACATTAAATATGATAATCCTAAAGAAGTTGGAGCTGATAGAATAGTAAATGCTGTTGCAGCATATGAAATTTATAAGAGGTCAGTAATAATAATAGATTTTGGAACAGCTACAACTTTTTGTGCTGTGAGAGCTAATGGTGATTATCTTGGGGGATGCATATGTCCAGGAATAAGAATTTCGGCAGATGCCTTATTTGAAAGAGCTGCTAAGCTTCCTAGGGTAGAATTAGAAATGCCTAAAAATATGATTTGCAAAAATACAGTATCAAGTATGCAGGCAGGTATTTTATTTGGATATATTGGGCAAGTTGAATATATAGTTAAAAAGATGAAAAAAGAGATGAAAAATTCTAAATATAAAGAAGAACCTTTTGTATTAGCAACAGGTGGATTGGCTAATCTAATAGCTAAGGGAACTGATGTGATAGACAAGGTTGATTCAGAATTAACATTGGAAGGATTAAAATTACTTTATGAAAAAAACAATGAAGTAGAGAATACTGAAAAGTAA
- the dusB gene encoding tRNA dihydrouridine synthase DusB: MKIGNLTFENNIFLAPMAGVTDISFRGLCKEMGCGLVYTEMVSAKALYYGSENTQALLRIADEEKPVAAQIFGREPEIMADICEKYLNSREDICIIDINMGCPAPKIVKNGEGSALMMEPDLAYQIVKAIKKVSTKPVTVKFRKGFDDDNVNAVEFAKGMEQAGVDAIAVHGRTRKQMYQGVADWDIIKKVKDSVSIPVIGNGDVFSANDAIKLKRLTNCDGIMVARGSQGNPWIFKQIVKALKGEQIEEISNKEKIEMCLKHYALALKYDGEFKAIREMRKHASWYLKGLPRSAEIKNVINSQSDSKEVIRILKKYKEEI; encoded by the coding sequence ATGAAAATAGGAAACTTGACCTTTGAGAATAATATATTTTTGGCACCAATGGCTGGTGTAACAGATATATCATTCAGAGGACTATGTAAAGAAATGGGATGTGGATTAGTTTATACTGAAATGGTTAGCGCAAAAGCTTTATATTACGGAAGCGAGAACACACAGGCCTTACTTAGAATTGCAGATGAAGAGAAACCAGTAGCGGCTCAGATATTTGGAAGAGAACCAGAAATAATGGCTGATATCTGTGAAAAATATTTAAATAGTAGAGAAGATATTTGTATTATTGATATAAATATGGGATGTCCCGCACCTAAAATTGTTAAAAATGGAGAAGGATCCGCGTTAATGATGGAACCCGACCTTGCTTATCAAATTGTGAAGGCAATAAAGAAAGTATCAACAAAACCTGTTACTGTAAAGTTTAGAAAGGGATTTGATGATGACAATGTCAATGCAGTGGAATTTGCAAAGGGAATGGAACAAGCAGGAGTTGATGCAATTGCTGTTCATGGACGAACTAGAAAACAAATGTATCAAGGAGTTGCTGATTGGGATATAATAAAAAAGGTTAAAGATAGTGTTTCTATTCCTGTAATAGGGAATGGAGATGTGTTTTCAGCAAATGATGCTATTAAATTAAAGCGACTAACCAATTGCGATGGAATAATGGTTGCAAGAGGAAGTCAAGGAAACCCATGGATATTTAAACAGATAGTGAAGGCCTTAAAGGGTGAGCAAATAGAAGAAATTTCGAATAAGGAAAAAATTGAAATGTGCCTCAAGCATTATGCTTTAGCACTTAAATATGATGGAGAGTTCAAGGCAATAAGAGAAATGCGTAAACATGCTTCATGGTATTTAAAAGGGCTTCCAAGAAGTGCAGAGATTAAGAATGTAATTAATAGCCAAAGTGATAGTAAAGAAGTAATTAGAATTTTGAAAAAATATAAAGAAGAAATATAG
- the lysS gene encoding lysine--tRNA ligase has product MSTEEMSMQELESQYSEQEGLRRAKLTELQNAGKDPFDVYKINRTHTSEEVKANYDELEGKEVTVVGRIMSKRGQGKVVFSDIHDIDGKIQLFLKIDKVGEENLKQYKTLDLGDWVAVTGEVFKTKTEEVTVNANTFELICKSLKPLPEKWHGLKDPDLRYRQREVDIITNPEVKTTFIKRSKIISAMREFLDNKGFLEVETPILSPIAGGAAARPFITHHNTLDMDMYLRIATELYLKRLIVAGFEKVYEIGRNFRNEGMDVRHNPEFTAIELYEAYSDYNDMMEITENMVAYICEKINGTTKVTYQGTEIDFAPPWRRVTMVDVVKEHAGVDFNEIKSNEEAQAIAKEKHLEFAKPLETVTKGDVLNALYEEFGEANMIQPTFVMDYPVEISPLTKKKRGNPEFTERFEGFVFGRELCNAYSELNDPIVQRQRFEQQAKERELGDDEAYLLDEQFMSALETGMPPTGGMGMGIDRLIMFLTDSASIRDVILFPTMRPQK; this is encoded by the coding sequence ATGTCAACAGAAGAAATGAGTATGCAGGAGTTAGAATCTCAATACAGTGAACAAGAAGGACTTCGAAGAGCTAAATTAACAGAGTTACAGAATGCAGGGAAAGATCCTTTTGATGTTTATAAAATTAATAGAACTCATACATCAGAAGAAGTTAAAGCTAATTATGATGAGTTAGAAGGTAAGGAAGTAACTGTTGTAGGAAGAATAATGTCTAAAAGAGGTCAAGGAAAAGTAGTCTTTTCAGATATACATGATATTGATGGGAAAATACAATTATTCTTAAAAATAGATAAGGTAGGGGAAGAAAACTTAAAGCAATATAAGACACTTGATTTAGGAGATTGGGTAGCAGTAACTGGAGAAGTATTCAAAACAAAAACAGAAGAAGTAACAGTAAATGCTAATACTTTTGAATTGATTTGTAAATCCTTAAAACCACTTCCAGAAAAGTGGCATGGATTAAAGGATCCAGATTTAAGATATAGACAAAGAGAAGTAGATATAATTACTAATCCGGAAGTAAAAACTACATTTATAAAGAGAAGTAAGATTATATCTGCAATGAGAGAATTCTTGGATAATAAAGGATTTTTGGAAGTAGAAACTCCAATTCTTTCCCCAATAGCAGGAGGTGCTGCTGCAAGACCATTTATAACTCATCACAATACTTTAGATATGGATATGTATTTAAGAATTGCAACTGAATTATATCTTAAGAGACTAATAGTTGCCGGATTTGAAAAAGTATATGAAATAGGTAGAAATTTCAGAAATGAAGGTATGGACGTAAGACATAATCCAGAATTTACTGCAATTGAATTATATGAAGCATACTCAGATTATAATGATATGATGGAAATAACAGAAAATATGGTTGCATATATTTGTGAAAAAATAAATGGAACAACTAAAGTTACTTATCAAGGAACAGAAATAGACTTTGCTCCACCATGGAGAAGAGTAACTATGGTAGATGTTGTTAAGGAACATGCAGGTGTAGACTTTAATGAAATTAAGTCAAATGAAGAAGCTCAAGCTATAGCTAAAGAAAAGCATTTAGAATTTGCTAAGCCTTTAGAGACAGTTACAAAAGGTGATGTATTAAATGCTTTATATGAAGAATTTGGTGAAGCTAATATGATTCAACCTACATTTGTAATGGATTATCCAGTTGAAATATCACCTCTTACAAAAAAGAAAAGAGGAAATCCAGAATTTACTGAAAGATTTGAAGGCTTTGTATTTGGTAGAGAACTTTGCAATGCATATTCAGAATTAAATGATCCAATAGTTCAAAGACAAAGATTTGAGCAACAAGCTAAGGAAAGAGAATTAGGTGATGATGAAGCATATTTATTAGATGAGCAGTTCATGAGTGCTCTTGAAACAGGTATGCCGCCTACAGGTGGAATGGGAATGGGTATAGACAGACTTATAATGTTCTTAACTGATTCAGCATCAATTAGAGACGTTATACTATTCCCAACAATGAGACCACAAAAGTAA
- a CDS encoding formate--tetrahydrofolate ligase, with the protein MKSDIQIAQEAKMEPIRNIAEKLGLCEDDIEYYGKYKCKISLEVYNKVKNNKDGKLVLVTAINPTPAGEGKSTVTVGLGQALNKLGKNAVIALREPSLGPVFGIKGGAAGGGYAQVVPMEDINLHFTGDMHAITSANNLLCAAIDNHIHQGNVLRIDSRRIVFKRVMDMNDRALRHIVVGMGGKVNGFVREDGFNITVASEIMAILCLASDLEDLKERMGNIVIAYNLDGNPVYAKELEVQGAMALLMKDAIKPNLVQTLENTPALIHGGPFANIAHGCNSIMATKLALKLGEVAVTEAGFGADLGAEKFFDIKCRYGNLKPECVVIVATIRALKHHGGIALSELNAPNVDALEKGITNLEKQIENIKKFKVTPVVAINKFITDSDEEVEFIKAFCNKIGVKVALSDVWAKGGEGGIELGNIVLDILDNNDAEFAPIYNEKESIQEKIFTIAKEIYGADKVNYTPAAKKQVAELEKFELDKLPICMAKTQYSLSDNPNLLGRPQGFEITVKEVRVSNGAGFIVVQTGDIMTMPGLPKVPAANKMDVLKSGEIIGLF; encoded by the coding sequence ATGAAAAGTGACATTCAAATTGCACAAGAAGCAAAGATGGAGCCAATAAGAAATATAGCTGAGAAATTAGGTCTTTGTGAAGATGATATTGAATATTATGGAAAGTATAAATGCAAAATATCATTGGAAGTATATAATAAAGTAAAAAATAATAAGGATGGAAAATTAGTTTTAGTAACAGCTATAAATCCAACTCCAGCAGGAGAAGGAAAATCAACAGTTACGGTAGGATTAGGGCAAGCGTTAAATAAGCTTGGTAAGAATGCTGTAATAGCATTAAGAGAACCATCATTAGGACCAGTTTTTGGAATTAAGGGGGGAGCTGCAGGTGGTGGATATGCACAAGTAGTTCCGATGGAGGATATTAATCTTCATTTTACAGGAGATATGCATGCAATTACATCTGCTAATAATTTATTGTGTGCAGCAATAGACAATCATATACATCAAGGAAATGTATTAAGAATTGATTCAAGAAGAATAGTTTTCAAAAGAGTTATGGATATGAACGATAGAGCACTTCGACACATTGTTGTTGGAATGGGTGGAAAAGTTAATGGATTTGTTAGAGAAGATGGATTTAATATAACTGTTGCATCAGAAATAATGGCTATATTATGTTTAGCAAGCGATTTAGAGGATTTGAAGGAAAGAATGGGTAACATTGTAATTGCTTATAATCTAGATGGAAATCCTGTTTATGCTAAAGAATTAGAGGTTCAAGGTGCTATGGCATTATTGATGAAAGATGCAATTAAACCTAATCTAGTTCAAACATTAGAAAATACTCCAGCATTAATACATGGAGGACCATTTGCTAATATCGCACATGGATGTAATTCTATAATGGCAACTAAACTAGCATTAAAGCTTGGAGAAGTAGCTGTAACTGAAGCGGGATTTGGTGCTGATCTAGGAGCTGAAAAGTTTTTTGATATTAAATGTAGATATGGGAATTTAAAACCAGAATGTGTTGTTATAGTTGCAACAATAAGAGCATTAAAGCACCATGGTGGAATAGCATTAAGTGAACTAAATGCTCCGAATGTGGATGCGTTAGAAAAAGGAATAACTAATTTAGAAAAACAAATAGAAAACATTAAAAAGTTTAAAGTTACACCTGTGGTAGCTATAAATAAGTTTATTACAGATAGCGATGAAGAGGTAGAATTCATTAAAGCTTTTTGCAATAAAATAGGTGTTAAGGTAGCGTTAAGTGATGTATGGGCTAAAGGCGGAGAAGGTGGAATTGAACTTGGAAATATCGTATTAGACATTTTAGATAACAATGACGCTGAGTTTGCACCAATTTATAATGAGAAAGAGTCTATACAAGAAAAAATATTTACTATTGCTAAGGAAATTTACGGAGCTGATAAAGTTAATTACACACCAGCAGCTAAGAAGCAAGTTGCAGAGTTAGAGAAATTTGAGTTAGATAAATTGCCTATATGTATGGCAAAAACACAATATTCTTTATCAGATAATCCTAATCTTTTGGGTAGACCACAAGGATTTGAGATTACAGTCAAAGAAGTGAGAGTATCTAATGGAGCTGGTTTTATAGTAGTTCAAACTGGAGATATAATGACTATGCCTGGACTTCCAAAAGTGCCAGCGGCAAATAAGATGGATGTACTAAAGAGTGGAGAAATAATTGGCTTATTCTAA